The Brachyhypopomus gauderio isolate BG-103 chromosome 2, BGAUD_0.2, whole genome shotgun sequence genome contains a region encoding:
- the zbbx gene encoding uncharacterized protein zbbx isoform X2 has translation METRLQQLRETMNREKEERERSGALRWRSAQPGVPESSKEKTPRKLSASGMKMRVLKDETLPEAQRAAERVPRPPPGVAGSSRRLRLQGKACGQCEARTAGLMCTECGEDYCVGCFAKFHQKGALKHHRMVPLQAELHTSTSSLDVMEQVEQQRGWSGRPPRHTHGAETEPRRGAADRHFLPTPHRHAQNTQALLLNEGTEMEDEDDEGPLLRGHFDEEESSRSFQHALAEWRETVKTRDEERHQYNLTVSAERTEVEAMGTQAGEGRSQQPICIEFKEPGLSYMERLFLKQSRRRQIQSYRLQSAPSTLEAPIPHSTSQPSEENELTEEELDLRRYCASLFAVPGPAGAGGGAGDASVTSLSIMETEQDTGDTLVNGTSGVRQRDDKRKSIQGRENLSTLSRSQTEEGGSCPVESLYSSARSSALDQTEAAARPAGQPEPSEPLSSLVTSQKLQAPDFEGPSVGLSASAQLNARSSRAVRQVKPLSLSASPQPCPSTPTPAPKPSTKRTEFSSSLGFSREGGNPGCPDAPDRVSSPPLPPHHPPLTSHRTSTQAALSNRAVVRWSPSPSTPDQTPCPSPPPPERCSFRPGSRPDSVRPPAPADALLSCGSPEHEDLLGSWPGHTDLVTRSRNPSGMPPLLLPSPGPGLSPPMSLSDSDRSSDCTDLIPTEDDSSDEEMKRRAGQREQEDEEEDEGEEEEEKGSSPSLQCSPSPGDIPLLSQDLLCAGQATPPLGRFTEPSLALSSLAQRETSVSGEYCGLEGFFTLGLNSGQSVASPAPPPSPAPPPSPAPPPSPPQRPADLTRGQGSWRPVSSLQPHAQEEQVTTVINSQPISRTPHAASPNDGVESPWRPYLSGLSAGGCEGLAAPPHVRRPHPASRPLSRAALHITEVQSVEHAGLGDSNSEEDEEDYLALVGLEEEFKRMSSNPSD, from the exons GAGGTCTGGAGCTCTGCGCTGGAGGTCTGCCCAGCCTGGAGTCCCGGAGAGCAGCAAGGAGAAAACGCCCCGCAAA CTTTCTGCCAGCGGGATGAAGATGAGGGTGCTGAAGGATGAAACCCTGCCTG AGGCTCAGAGAGCAGCTGAGAGGGTGCCACGCCCTCCGCCCGGGGTTGCAGGGTCAAGCAGGAGGCTCCGGCTCCAGGGCAAAGCATGCGGCCAGTGTGAGGCCCGCACCGCAGGCCTG ATGTGCACAGAATGCGGAGAGGATTATTGTGTCGGCTGCTTTGCCAAGTTCCACCAGAAGGGGGCACTGAAGCACCATCGTATGGTCCCTCTACAG GCCGagctccacacctccaccagcagcCTGGACgtgatggagcaggtggagcagcaGCGAGGGTGGAGCGGCCGGCCTCCCCGCCACACCCACGGGGCCGAGACCGAGCCCAGACGGGGAGCAGCGGACCGACACTTCCTGCCCACGCCTCATAGACACGCCCAGAACACACAG GCTTTGCTTTTGAATGAGGGGACCGAAATGGAGGATGAGGACGATGAAGGCCCCTTGCTGAGAGGCCATTTTGATGAAGAGGAGTCATCCAGGTCTTTCCAGCATGCATTGGCTgagtggagagagacagtgaagaCACGTGATGAAGAACGTCATCAATATAACCTCACGGTATCAGCTGAGAGGACAG AGGTTGAAGCGATGGGCACCcaggcgggggaggggaggtctCAGCAGCCCATCTGTATTGAGTTCAAGGAGCCCGGCCTGAGCTACATGGAGAGGCTGTTTCTGAAGCAGTCCCGCAG aAGGCAGATCCAGTCGTACCGGCTGCAGTCAGCACCAAGCACGCTGGAGGCTCCGATCCCACACTCAACCTCACAGCCCAGCGAAGAGAATGAACTAACAG AGGAGGAACTAGACCTGCGTCGCTACTGCGCCTCCTTGTTTGCCGTCCCCGGCCCtgcaggagcaggaggaggagcggGTGATGCGTCCGTCACGAGCCTGAGTATCATGGAGACGGAGCAG GACACCGGAGACACGCTGGTGAACGGCACCTCTGGAGTCCGACAGAGAGACGATAAGCGAAA ATCAATTCAAGGAAGGGAGAACTTATCTACACTTTCCAGAAGCCAGACAGAAGAGGGGGGTTCGTGTCCAGTGGAGTCGCTGTACTCCTCAGCCAGGAGCTCCGCACTGGACCAAACTGAAGCGGCAGCACGTCCGGCTGGCCAGCCAGAACCATCTGAGCCGCTCTCATCATTAGTTACATCCCAGAAGCTTCAGGCTCCAGACTTTGAGGGCCCCTCTGTTGGGTTATCCGCCTCAGCACAGCTAAACGCTCGTTCATCGAGGGCGGTACGGCAGGTGAAGCCGCTCAGCCTCAGTGCCTCACCTCAGCCGTGTCCATCAACACCAACTCCTGCGCCAAAACCCAGTACGAAACGTACAgagttctcctcctctctggggTTTTCTCGGGAAGGGGGCAACCCAGGCTGTCCGGACGCTCCAGACCgggtctcctccccccccctccctccgcaCCACCCACCGCTCACCTCCCACCGCACCTCCACACAGGCCGCTCTGTCAAACAGAGCCGTGGTCCGCTGGTCTCCTTCTCCTTCAACGCCTGACCAAACCCCGTGTCCCTCCCCACCGCCGCCAGAGCGCTGCTCTTTCAGACCTGGGTCCCGGCCAGACTCGGTTCGGCCTCCTGCCCCTGCGGACGCACTGCTGTCCTGCGGCTCCCCAGAACACGAGGACCTTCTGGGCTCCTGGCCAGGTCATACGGACCTGGTCACAAGGTCAAGGAACCCGAGCGGGATGCCTCCGCTGCTCCTGCCGTCTCCCGGACCCGGACTCTCTCCACCGATGAGCCTGTCGG ATTCTGACAGATCAAGCGATTGCACGGACCTGATTCCCACCGAAGACGACTCCTCCGATGAAGAGATGAAGAGACGTGCAGGTCAGCGAGAGCAGGAGGATGAAGAAGAGgatgaaggggaggaggaggaggagaagggtagctctccatctctccagtgCTCTCCTTCTCCTGGTGacatccctctcctctctcaggaCCTCCTGTGTGCGGGGCAGGCAACCCCACCATTGGGCCGTTTTACTGAACCGTCCCTG GCTCTCAGTTCACTAGCCCAGCGAGAGACCAGCGTATCCGGAGAATACTGTGGGCTGGAGGGCTTCTTCACCCTGGGATTGAACTCTGGACAGTCGGTGGCAAGCCCAGCTCCGCCTCCAAGCCCAGCTCCGCCTCCAAGCCCAGCTCCGCCTCCAAGCCCTCCTCAGAGACCTGCAGACCTCACAAGAG gTCAGGGCAGCTGGAGGCCGGTCAGCAGTCTCCAACCTCACGCCCAAGAAGAGCAGGTCACCACGGTGATTAAcagccagccaatcagcagGACCCCACACGCAGCCAGCCCAAACGATGGTGTCGAGTCTCCCTGGAGGCCGTATTTATCAG GTCTCTCAGCTGGAGGCTGCGAGGGTTTGGCTGCCCCCCCCCACGTCCGCCGGCCACACCCTGCCTCCCGGCCCCTATCCCGTGCCGCCCTCCACATCACGGAGGTGCAGAGCGTAGAGCATGCCGGCCTCGGAGACTCCAACTcggaagaggatgaggaggattaCCTGGCTTTGGTGGGCCTGGAGGAAGAGTTTAAGAGGATGAGTAGCAATCCGAGTGACTAG
- the zbbx gene encoding uncharacterized protein zbbx isoform X1 → MNLNDFVVFPSKPKSVKLNVRSLRELRVETVQLDQENRDMETRLQQLRETMNREKEERERSGALRWRSAQPGVPESSKEKTPRKLSASGMKMRVLKDETLPEAQRAAERVPRPPPGVAGSSRRLRLQGKACGQCEARTAGLMCTECGEDYCVGCFAKFHQKGALKHHRMVPLQAELHTSTSSLDVMEQVEQQRGWSGRPPRHTHGAETEPRRGAADRHFLPTPHRHAQNTQALLLNEGTEMEDEDDEGPLLRGHFDEEESSRSFQHALAEWRETVKTRDEERHQYNLTVSAERTEVEAMGTQAGEGRSQQPICIEFKEPGLSYMERLFLKQSRRRQIQSYRLQSAPSTLEAPIPHSTSQPSEENELTEEELDLRRYCASLFAVPGPAGAGGGAGDASVTSLSIMETEQDTGDTLVNGTSGVRQRDDKRKSIQGRENLSTLSRSQTEEGGSCPVESLYSSARSSALDQTEAAARPAGQPEPSEPLSSLVTSQKLQAPDFEGPSVGLSASAQLNARSSRAVRQVKPLSLSASPQPCPSTPTPAPKPSTKRTEFSSSLGFSREGGNPGCPDAPDRVSSPPLPPHHPPLTSHRTSTQAALSNRAVVRWSPSPSTPDQTPCPSPPPPERCSFRPGSRPDSVRPPAPADALLSCGSPEHEDLLGSWPGHTDLVTRSRNPSGMPPLLLPSPGPGLSPPMSLSDSDRSSDCTDLIPTEDDSSDEEMKRRAGQREQEDEEEDEGEEEEEKGSSPSLQCSPSPGDIPLLSQDLLCAGQATPPLGRFTEPSLALSSLAQRETSVSGEYCGLEGFFTLGLNSGQSVASPAPPPSPAPPPSPAPPPSPPQRPADLTRGQGSWRPVSSLQPHAQEEQVTTVINSQPISRTPHAASPNDGVESPWRPYLSGLSAGGCEGLAAPPHVRRPHPASRPLSRAALHITEVQSVEHAGLGDSNSEEDEEDYLALVGLEEEFKRMSSNPSD, encoded by the exons GAGGTCTGGAGCTCTGCGCTGGAGGTCTGCCCAGCCTGGAGTCCCGGAGAGCAGCAAGGAGAAAACGCCCCGCAAA CTTTCTGCCAGCGGGATGAAGATGAGGGTGCTGAAGGATGAAACCCTGCCTG AGGCTCAGAGAGCAGCTGAGAGGGTGCCACGCCCTCCGCCCGGGGTTGCAGGGTCAAGCAGGAGGCTCCGGCTCCAGGGCAAAGCATGCGGCCAGTGTGAGGCCCGCACCGCAGGCCTG ATGTGCACAGAATGCGGAGAGGATTATTGTGTCGGCTGCTTTGCCAAGTTCCACCAGAAGGGGGCACTGAAGCACCATCGTATGGTCCCTCTACAG GCCGagctccacacctccaccagcagcCTGGACgtgatggagcaggtggagcagcaGCGAGGGTGGAGCGGCCGGCCTCCCCGCCACACCCACGGGGCCGAGACCGAGCCCAGACGGGGAGCAGCGGACCGACACTTCCTGCCCACGCCTCATAGACACGCCCAGAACACACAG GCTTTGCTTTTGAATGAGGGGACCGAAATGGAGGATGAGGACGATGAAGGCCCCTTGCTGAGAGGCCATTTTGATGAAGAGGAGTCATCCAGGTCTTTCCAGCATGCATTGGCTgagtggagagagacagtgaagaCACGTGATGAAGAACGTCATCAATATAACCTCACGGTATCAGCTGAGAGGACAG AGGTTGAAGCGATGGGCACCcaggcgggggaggggaggtctCAGCAGCCCATCTGTATTGAGTTCAAGGAGCCCGGCCTGAGCTACATGGAGAGGCTGTTTCTGAAGCAGTCCCGCAG aAGGCAGATCCAGTCGTACCGGCTGCAGTCAGCACCAAGCACGCTGGAGGCTCCGATCCCACACTCAACCTCACAGCCCAGCGAAGAGAATGAACTAACAG AGGAGGAACTAGACCTGCGTCGCTACTGCGCCTCCTTGTTTGCCGTCCCCGGCCCtgcaggagcaggaggaggagcggGTGATGCGTCCGTCACGAGCCTGAGTATCATGGAGACGGAGCAG GACACCGGAGACACGCTGGTGAACGGCACCTCTGGAGTCCGACAGAGAGACGATAAGCGAAA ATCAATTCAAGGAAGGGAGAACTTATCTACACTTTCCAGAAGCCAGACAGAAGAGGGGGGTTCGTGTCCAGTGGAGTCGCTGTACTCCTCAGCCAGGAGCTCCGCACTGGACCAAACTGAAGCGGCAGCACGTCCGGCTGGCCAGCCAGAACCATCTGAGCCGCTCTCATCATTAGTTACATCCCAGAAGCTTCAGGCTCCAGACTTTGAGGGCCCCTCTGTTGGGTTATCCGCCTCAGCACAGCTAAACGCTCGTTCATCGAGGGCGGTACGGCAGGTGAAGCCGCTCAGCCTCAGTGCCTCACCTCAGCCGTGTCCATCAACACCAACTCCTGCGCCAAAACCCAGTACGAAACGTACAgagttctcctcctctctggggTTTTCTCGGGAAGGGGGCAACCCAGGCTGTCCGGACGCTCCAGACCgggtctcctccccccccctccctccgcaCCACCCACCGCTCACCTCCCACCGCACCTCCACACAGGCCGCTCTGTCAAACAGAGCCGTGGTCCGCTGGTCTCCTTCTCCTTCAACGCCTGACCAAACCCCGTGTCCCTCCCCACCGCCGCCAGAGCGCTGCTCTTTCAGACCTGGGTCCCGGCCAGACTCGGTTCGGCCTCCTGCCCCTGCGGACGCACTGCTGTCCTGCGGCTCCCCAGAACACGAGGACCTTCTGGGCTCCTGGCCAGGTCATACGGACCTGGTCACAAGGTCAAGGAACCCGAGCGGGATGCCTCCGCTGCTCCTGCCGTCTCCCGGACCCGGACTCTCTCCACCGATGAGCCTGTCGG ATTCTGACAGATCAAGCGATTGCACGGACCTGATTCCCACCGAAGACGACTCCTCCGATGAAGAGATGAAGAGACGTGCAGGTCAGCGAGAGCAGGAGGATGAAGAAGAGgatgaaggggaggaggaggaggagaagggtagctctccatctctccagtgCTCTCCTTCTCCTGGTGacatccctctcctctctcaggaCCTCCTGTGTGCGGGGCAGGCAACCCCACCATTGGGCCGTTTTACTGAACCGTCCCTG GCTCTCAGTTCACTAGCCCAGCGAGAGACCAGCGTATCCGGAGAATACTGTGGGCTGGAGGGCTTCTTCACCCTGGGATTGAACTCTGGACAGTCGGTGGCAAGCCCAGCTCCGCCTCCAAGCCCAGCTCCGCCTCCAAGCCCAGCTCCGCCTCCAAGCCCTCCTCAGAGACCTGCAGACCTCACAAGAG gTCAGGGCAGCTGGAGGCCGGTCAGCAGTCTCCAACCTCACGCCCAAGAAGAGCAGGTCACCACGGTGATTAAcagccagccaatcagcagGACCCCACACGCAGCCAGCCCAAACGATGGTGTCGAGTCTCCCTGGAGGCCGTATTTATCAG GTCTCTCAGCTGGAGGCTGCGAGGGTTTGGCTGCCCCCCCCCACGTCCGCCGGCCACACCCTGCCTCCCGGCCCCTATCCCGTGCCGCCCTCCACATCACGGAGGTGCAGAGCGTAGAGCATGCCGGCCTCGGAGACTCCAACTcggaagaggatgaggaggattaCCTGGCTTTGGTGGGCCTGGAGGAAGAGTTTAAGAGGATGAGTAGCAATCCGAGTGACTAG
- the zbbx gene encoding uncharacterized protein zbbx isoform X3, with protein MGCVRKTSLKWWEAELHTSTSSLDVMEQVEQQRGWSGRPPRHTHGAETEPRRGAADRHFLPTPHRHAQNTQALLLNEGTEMEDEDDEGPLLRGHFDEEESSRSFQHALAEWRETVKTRDEERHQYNLTVSAERTEVEAMGTQAGEGRSQQPICIEFKEPGLSYMERLFLKQSRRRQIQSYRLQSAPSTLEAPIPHSTSQPSEENELTEEELDLRRYCASLFAVPGPAGAGGGAGDASVTSLSIMETEQDTGDTLVNGTSGVRQRDDKRKSIQGRENLSTLSRSQTEEGGSCPVESLYSSARSSALDQTEAAARPAGQPEPSEPLSSLVTSQKLQAPDFEGPSVGLSASAQLNARSSRAVRQVKPLSLSASPQPCPSTPTPAPKPSTKRTEFSSSLGFSREGGNPGCPDAPDRVSSPPLPPHHPPLTSHRTSTQAALSNRAVVRWSPSPSTPDQTPCPSPPPPERCSFRPGSRPDSVRPPAPADALLSCGSPEHEDLLGSWPGHTDLVTRSRNPSGMPPLLLPSPGPGLSPPMSLSDSDRSSDCTDLIPTEDDSSDEEMKRRAGQREQEDEEEDEGEEEEEKGSSPSLQCSPSPGDIPLLSQDLLCAGQATPPLGRFTEPSLALSSLAQRETSVSGEYCGLEGFFTLGLNSGQSVASPAPPPSPAPPPSPAPPPSPPQRPADLTRGQGSWRPVSSLQPHAQEEQVTTVINSQPISRTPHAASPNDGVESPWRPYLSGLSAGGCEGLAAPPHVRRPHPASRPLSRAALHITEVQSVEHAGLGDSNSEEDEEDYLALVGLEEEFKRMSSNPSD; from the exons ATGGGCTGTGTGAGGAAGACGTCCCTGAAGTGGTGGGAG GCCGagctccacacctccaccagcagcCTGGACgtgatggagcaggtggagcagcaGCGAGGGTGGAGCGGCCGGCCTCCCCGCCACACCCACGGGGCCGAGACCGAGCCCAGACGGGGAGCAGCGGACCGACACTTCCTGCCCACGCCTCATAGACACGCCCAGAACACACAG GCTTTGCTTTTGAATGAGGGGACCGAAATGGAGGATGAGGACGATGAAGGCCCCTTGCTGAGAGGCCATTTTGATGAAGAGGAGTCATCCAGGTCTTTCCAGCATGCATTGGCTgagtggagagagacagtgaagaCACGTGATGAAGAACGTCATCAATATAACCTCACGGTATCAGCTGAGAGGACAG AGGTTGAAGCGATGGGCACCcaggcgggggaggggaggtctCAGCAGCCCATCTGTATTGAGTTCAAGGAGCCCGGCCTGAGCTACATGGAGAGGCTGTTTCTGAAGCAGTCCCGCAG aAGGCAGATCCAGTCGTACCGGCTGCAGTCAGCACCAAGCACGCTGGAGGCTCCGATCCCACACTCAACCTCACAGCCCAGCGAAGAGAATGAACTAACAG AGGAGGAACTAGACCTGCGTCGCTACTGCGCCTCCTTGTTTGCCGTCCCCGGCCCtgcaggagcaggaggaggagcggGTGATGCGTCCGTCACGAGCCTGAGTATCATGGAGACGGAGCAG GACACCGGAGACACGCTGGTGAACGGCACCTCTGGAGTCCGACAGAGAGACGATAAGCGAAA ATCAATTCAAGGAAGGGAGAACTTATCTACACTTTCCAGAAGCCAGACAGAAGAGGGGGGTTCGTGTCCAGTGGAGTCGCTGTACTCCTCAGCCAGGAGCTCCGCACTGGACCAAACTGAAGCGGCAGCACGTCCGGCTGGCCAGCCAGAACCATCTGAGCCGCTCTCATCATTAGTTACATCCCAGAAGCTTCAGGCTCCAGACTTTGAGGGCCCCTCTGTTGGGTTATCCGCCTCAGCACAGCTAAACGCTCGTTCATCGAGGGCGGTACGGCAGGTGAAGCCGCTCAGCCTCAGTGCCTCACCTCAGCCGTGTCCATCAACACCAACTCCTGCGCCAAAACCCAGTACGAAACGTACAgagttctcctcctctctggggTTTTCTCGGGAAGGGGGCAACCCAGGCTGTCCGGACGCTCCAGACCgggtctcctccccccccctccctccgcaCCACCCACCGCTCACCTCCCACCGCACCTCCACACAGGCCGCTCTGTCAAACAGAGCCGTGGTCCGCTGGTCTCCTTCTCCTTCAACGCCTGACCAAACCCCGTGTCCCTCCCCACCGCCGCCAGAGCGCTGCTCTTTCAGACCTGGGTCCCGGCCAGACTCGGTTCGGCCTCCTGCCCCTGCGGACGCACTGCTGTCCTGCGGCTCCCCAGAACACGAGGACCTTCTGGGCTCCTGGCCAGGTCATACGGACCTGGTCACAAGGTCAAGGAACCCGAGCGGGATGCCTCCGCTGCTCCTGCCGTCTCCCGGACCCGGACTCTCTCCACCGATGAGCCTGTCGG ATTCTGACAGATCAAGCGATTGCACGGACCTGATTCCCACCGAAGACGACTCCTCCGATGAAGAGATGAAGAGACGTGCAGGTCAGCGAGAGCAGGAGGATGAAGAAGAGgatgaaggggaggaggaggaggagaagggtagctctccatctctccagtgCTCTCCTTCTCCTGGTGacatccctctcctctctcaggaCCTCCTGTGTGCGGGGCAGGCAACCCCACCATTGGGCCGTTTTACTGAACCGTCCCTG GCTCTCAGTTCACTAGCCCAGCGAGAGACCAGCGTATCCGGAGAATACTGTGGGCTGGAGGGCTTCTTCACCCTGGGATTGAACTCTGGACAGTCGGTGGCAAGCCCAGCTCCGCCTCCAAGCCCAGCTCCGCCTCCAAGCCCAGCTCCGCCTCCAAGCCCTCCTCAGAGACCTGCAGACCTCACAAGAG gTCAGGGCAGCTGGAGGCCGGTCAGCAGTCTCCAACCTCACGCCCAAGAAGAGCAGGTCACCACGGTGATTAAcagccagccaatcagcagGACCCCACACGCAGCCAGCCCAAACGATGGTGTCGAGTCTCCCTGGAGGCCGTATTTATCAG GTCTCTCAGCTGGAGGCTGCGAGGGTTTGGCTGCCCCCCCCCACGTCCGCCGGCCACACCCTGCCTCCCGGCCCCTATCCCGTGCCGCCCTCCACATCACGGAGGTGCAGAGCGTAGAGCATGCCGGCCTCGGAGACTCCAACTcggaagaggatgaggaggattaCCTGGCTTTGGTGGGCCTGGAGGAAGAGTTTAAGAGGATGAGTAGCAATCCGAGTGACTAG